The DNA window CGCTCCCACCGCCACGCCATCTGCAGGAGGCAGCGTGGCCTTGTCCCGCCTGCTCCAGCCGGTTGCACGGGGGTTGCAGGATATTCGGGCAGGCCGTTCGGGCAGCGCGGTGTTGGAGGCTGTTCCCGCGCAGCAGCGGCCCGGTGTACAGGCTTTGCTTTTCCAGGTGCTGCGTTCACTCGGTAGGGCCGAGGCCTTGCGAGCCCAGTTGGCCCCCCGCAAGCCATCGCCAGCGGCGGATGCCTTGTTGTGCACGGCGCTGGCGCTGATGTGCGATGAGGACAACGCCCCCTACGAACCATTCACCCTGGTGAACCAGGCTGTGGATGCTGCCAAAGGCAATAGCGCCACGCGAACGCAGGCAGCCTTCATCAACGCCTGTCTGCGCCGATTTCTGCGTGAACGTGAACCACTGATGCAGGCCACGCACAATGATCTGCAGGCGCGGTGGAACCACCCCCGCTGGTGGGTGCACCGCGTGCAGCAAGACCACCCTGAACAGTGGCAGCAGATTTTGCAGGCCAACAACACCCAGGCACCGATGGTGCTAAGAATTAATGAGCAAAAAACCACGCTAGCGCTTTATCAGCAAGCGCTGACAGCTATCAATTGTGAGTCGTATGCGGTCGGTGACACCGGCCTGGTGTTGCACCGTGCACTGCCAGTGTCGGACCTGCCGGGCTTCTTTGACGGACTGGCTTCCGTGCAGGACGCGGCTGCCCAGATGGCCGCGCCCTTGCTCTTGGACGGACTTGTTTTTGATCGTCCCATGCGTGTCCTTGATGCCTGCGCGGCGCCCGGGGGCAAGACCGCACACATGCTGGAATGGGCGGGCTCCAATGCGGCCCTGCAGGTGACCGCGCTGGATGTAGACCCCGAGCGCTGCGAGCGTATCCGCGGCACGCTGGAGCGCCTGGGGCTGCACGCCCAGGTGCTGGCCGCCGATGCAGGGCGACCGCAGGACTGGTGGCAAACGCACTGCGGCGGCGAGCCGTTTGATGCGATCTTGCTGGACGCACCGTGCACTGCCTCGGGCATTGTGCGCCGCCATCCCGATGTGCGTTGGCTGCGCCGGGAGAGCGATATTGCGCAATTGGCCGCCATCCAGGCCCACCTGCTGACCACCCTTTGGCCCTTGCTGCGGCCGGGCGGACGCCTTCTCTACTGCACCTGCTCGGTCTTTCGGGCCGAGGGCGATGGGCAAGCACAAGCGTTTCTTGCGCGCCACAAAGATGCACAACTCTTGCCCTCCCCGGGCCATTTGTTGCCTGGTATGGGCGCCAAAGGGAAAGCAGTCCCAGACAATCAGCCAGGTGAACATGACGGCTTTTTTTACGCACTCTTTCAAAAAGCAACGGCCTGACGTATCCATGGCACGCCTCTGGGTCCGTGGCTGGGTGCGCTGGTGGCTGGCAGTCTTGCTGGCCTTGAGTCTGCCGGTGCATGCAGAAAGCCGTGCGAGCATTCCAGAAATGGGACTGGAATGGAGCGAGGAAGGCGTGTTCCTCAGCGCCGTGTTGCAGTTTGACCTGCCTACGCTGGTGGAAGATGCCCTGCACAAGGGCATACCCATGTATTTCGTCACCGAAGCGGAGCTGGTGCGGGACCGCTGGTACTGGTACGACCAACGCATCGAAACCACGGCGCGCTATATGCGCTTGAGCTACCAGCCGCTGACCCGGCGTTGGCGTTTGAATGTATCGCCTGTGCCCTTTGAGGGCAGTGGTCTGGGTGTGGCATTTGGCCAGAATTTTGATGAACTGGCCGATGTCTTGGCTGTCATGCGGCGCATTGCCCGCTGGAAGATTGCAGAGACCCAGGCCATCGACCCGCAAGCACGGTACAACGTGAACCTGCGTTTTTGGCTCGACATGTCGCAGTTGCCCCGGCCCTTGCAGATTGGGGCCATGGGCCGGTCGGGCTGGAGCCTCTCCATAGCGCGCAACCAGCGCCTGACGATGGAGCTGGGGCGATGAGCCGCACCGGCGAGGCTCAGCGCCCCTCGAACGCCGTGCGTTGGGCGTTGGGTGTGGGGGCCGCCGTCATGGTGGCCATTGGCTTGGTGCTTTTATTCTTGCTCACGCTGACCACCAACAACAGGGTGCTGTACGAGCGCAACTATGCTTGGCTGTTCGGCATCAACGTGGTGGTTGCCGTGCTGTTGGTGGCCGTCCTGGCCTGGGTGGCTTTGCGGTTGATCATGCGCCTGCGGCGCGGGCGTTTTGGTAGCCGCCTGCTGGTCAAATTGGCCGCCATTTTTGCCTTGGTGGGGCTGGCGCCGGGGCTGATGATCTATTTTGTTTCCTATCAGTTCGTATCGCGCTCTATCGAAAGCTGGTTTGACGTCAAGGTAGAGGGGGCGCTAGCGGCCGGCGTCAGCCTGGCGCGCGCCACGCTGGAAATGCAGGCCACGGACATGGCCACCCGCACGCGCAATGCCAGTACCCAGCTGGCGCAGGTGCCAGACTCCACGGCCGTGCTGGCGCTTGAGCGCATTCGGGATCAATTGGGTGCCTCGGACGTGGTGCTCTGGAGCGCCGCTGGTCAGATGGTGGCGAGCGTGGGGCAATCACGCTTTCGCATCAACCCGCAACGGCCAACCGCACAGCTGTTGCGTACGGTGCGCGAGCAGCGGGCAGTGAGCCAGATCGAGGGGCTTGAAGACCTGACCGATCTGGGCGACCAGGCCGCGCTCAAGAATGTTCGGGTCACTGCCATGGCCTTGGTGCCGAGCACCGCCATGGGATTTCTGGCTGAGCCGCGCTACCTGCAGGTCACCCTCCCATTGCCGTCGGTTCTGGTCGATAACTCTGTTGCAGTGCAGGAGGCTAACCGCGAATACCAGGAGCGTGCCCTGGCCCGGGGAGGGTTGCGACGCATGTATATCGGCACGCTCACGCTCAGCCTGTTTCTCGCGGTTTTTGGTGCCGTGCTGCTCGCCGTGTTGCTGGGGAACCAACTGGCTCGCCCCTTGTTGGTGCTGGCCGAAGGCGTGCGCGAAGTCGCGGAAGGCAACCTCAGCCCCAAAGCGGTATTGCAAGGCAAAGACGAACTTGGGGGGCTGACGCGCTCTTTTGCGTTGATGACGCAGCAACTCGCTGACGCACGGGGCACGGTAGAGAAAAGCATGGAGGCTGTGGACGCGGCCCGTGCGCGATTACAGACCATTTTGGACAACCTGACGGCGGGCGTCATCGTGCTGGATCGGCAGGGCACCATTCGCACCTCCAATCCGGGGGCAACGCGGATTTTGCGCGCTCCCATGGCGGCCTACGAAGGGCGGTTATTGGCGCAGGTGCCCGGCCTGGAAGCGTTTGCTGCCGCTGTACAGGAGCAGTTCCACGCCTACCTCGGCCACGGCGATACCCACGGGCTGGACCATTGGCAGCAGTCGTTTGAGCTCCACGAGTCACCCAGCGGTGCTGGTCACCATGCCACCAGCCTTGTGGCCCGGGGCGCCGAACTACCCGATGCTGCGTGGCTGCTGGTTTTTGATGACATCACCGAGATCGTATCGGCACAACGTGCGCAGGCCTGGGGTGAAGTGGCGCGCCGATTGGCCCATGAAATCAAGAACCCTTTGACCCCGATCCAGCTCTCGGCCGAGCGGCTGGAAATGAAGCTGACCGGCAAGCTGCCCGCCTCTGAACAAGCCTTGCTCACCAAGTCGGTCAAAACCATCGTTGACCAGGTCGATGCCATGAAACGTCTCGTCAACGAGTTTCGTGACTATGCCCGCCTGCCCGCCGCAGAGTTGCAGCCTCTAGACCTCAATGCCCTGGTGTCTGACGTGTTGCAACTGTATGAAGCCGAGCATGCCAGCGTTGCCGTACAGGCACAGCTCGACCCCCATTGCCCGCGCATCCTGGGGGATGCCCAGCAGCTGCGCCAAGTAGTACACAACCTGCTGCAAAACGCGCAGGACGCCACAGACCAGGCCGGAGCCAATGCGGCCGAGCCAGGCGCATTGCAGCCCGTGTGCATCAGCACCCACTGGAGCGAAACCTCGCAGCGCGTGCGATTGCGCGTTAGTGACCATGGAACAGGCTTCCCCGCGCACATCCTGCAGCGTGCGTTCGAACCTTACGTCACGACCAAGGCGCGCGGAACAGGACTGGGGCTGGCTGTCGTGAAAAAAATCGCCGATGAGCACGGTGCCCGCATCGATCTGTCCAATCGGCAGGAGGAAGGCGTGGTACTGGGCGCTCAAGTATCGCTATCATTCGCCCCTGAGCACAGGGTGGCGTCCTGACAACACTGTGCACTGCAGTTTTAAGGCACTTCATACATGGCAAACATATTGGTGGTTGACGATGAACTCGGCATTCGGGACCTTCTGTCGGAAATCCTGAACGATGAAGGGCACAGCGTAGATCTTGCCGAAAACGCAACGCAAGCCCGGGCTGCCCGCATCAACGGCACCTATGACCTGGTATTGCTCGACATCTGGATGCCCGATACCGATGGTGTCTCGCTCCTCAAGGAATGGGCGGCCGGTGGCCTGTTGACCATGCCGGTGATCATGATGAGCGGCCACGCCACCATTGATACGGCGGTTGATGCCACGCGCATTGGTGCTTTTGCGTTCCTGGAAAAGCCGATCACCATGCAAAAGCTACTCAAGGCTGTGGAGCAAGGGTTGGCGCGCCAGTCGCTGCGTCCAGCAGCTCCGGCTCCTGTCGTTGCGGCCAGCCCGCCGCCTGCCGACAGTGCTATCTACGCGGCGCATAATCTTCCCATCACCATGGAGGCCGACACCGGTCCGCACGCCCATCAAGGGTTCGACCTGGACCGCCCCTTGCGCGAAGCGCGGGATGGGTTCGAGAAGGCGTATTTTGAATTCCACCTCGCACGGGAGGGGGGCTCCATGACCCGCGTTGCTGAAAAAACAGGCCTGGAGCGCACCCATCTTTATCGCAAACTGCGCCAGCTGGGTGTCGACCTGGCGCGAGGCAAACGTAATTAATTCGGTTCAGCGGAAAAGACGAAAAAATTTTGGTTATAATTTGAGGCTTAGGCCCGGTAGCTCAGTCGGTAGAGCAGAGGATTGAAAATCCTTGTGTCGGCGGTTCGATTCCGTCCCAGGCCACCAAAATCAAACGCCCCAGTGCCCTCAACGGTTCTGGGGTGTTTTTGCATTTGCGCGCAGTGGGATTGTGATTTTGGGGCTGTGACAGGGCCGGGATGTCTAGGCCTCAATCTCTTACCAGGGCTGGCCAGGAATACCGGACCACAGCTCGCTGAGATCCGGGAAGCGCCACCGATCGGGATCTTCGCGGGCCGCGATTTTTTCGGTGCAGTGGAGTGCTGAAAGATCCACTATTTCAGGAGGAATGCGCAAATCCGATTTTGACGAGTAAAACACCTTGACCACCGGTGTGACCAGCGACTTGGCCGCTTGCTCCGTCACCACGCCAATACGCCCTGAAGTCAGGCGCACCAACGAACCCACCGGATAGATGCCAATGCTTTTGACAAAAGCCTGGAACAGGCGCGCGTCGAAGTGGTCGTTGGTCCATTCGGCCATGCGGCGGATGGACTCCGACGGGTCCCAGCCGCGCTTGTAGGGGCGGTCTGAGGTGACGGCGTCGTACACGTCGCAGATGGCGGTCATTCGGGCGATCAGGCTGATCTTGTCGCCCTTGAGCTTGTCGGGGTAACCCGTGCCGTCGATCTTTTCGTGGTGGTGCAGGCAGGCGTCGAGCACGGTGGCTTCCACATTGCCGCCTTCCTTGAGCATGTGGTAACCCTCCACCGGGTGGCTTCGCACCACGGTGAACTCATCGTCGGTGAGCTTGCCTGGCTTGTTCAGCACAGACATGGGAATGGCGGCCTTGCCCAGGTCATGCAGCAACCCGGCCATGCCGGCGGTGCGGGTGTGCGCGTCGCTCAAGCCCAATTGCCGGGCCAGTGCCACCATCAGGGCGCAGACGGCTACTGAGTGCATGTAGGTGTAGTCGTCCGCCGTTTTCAGGCGCGCCAGGCTGATCAGCGCACCAGGATTGCGGGACACGGAATTGGAAATCTCCGCCACCAGGCTGGATGCGCTTTCTGCGTCTACCGCGTTGCCCATGCGGGCCTCGCTGAACATCGACACCACGGCCTGCTTGGCCTGGCTGCAAATGGAGGCGGCCCTGCGCAATTCGCCCTGCATGGTGGTGGATGCACGATCATTGGCAGAGGGCAGTGGTTGAGCCGATGGCTCAACCACCATGGGTGGCAGGTCTTCCAGGTGGCTGAAGTCGGTGTCGATGCGGGCGTCCACCTCTTCGCGAGAGAGCGAGGTCGTGCCGGCCGCTACGTCTTTGCCCCGGGAGAC is part of the Simplicispira sp. 125 genome and encodes:
- a CDS encoding DUF4390 domain-containing protein, with the protein product MARLWVRGWVRWWLAVLLALSLPVHAESRASIPEMGLEWSEEGVFLSAVLQFDLPTLVEDALHKGIPMYFVTEAELVRDRWYWYDQRIETTARYMRLSYQPLTRRWRLNVSPVPFEGSGLGVAFGQNFDELADVLAVMRRIARWKIAETQAIDPQARYNVNLRFWLDMSQLPRPLQIGAMGRSGWSLSIARNQRLTMELGR
- a CDS encoding response regulator, with translation MANILVVDDELGIRDLLSEILNDEGHSVDLAENATQARAARINGTYDLVLLDIWMPDTDGVSLLKEWAAGGLLTMPVIMMSGHATIDTAVDATRIGAFAFLEKPITMQKLLKAVEQGLARQSLRPAAPAPVVAASPPPADSAIYAAHNLPITMEADTGPHAHQGFDLDRPLREARDGFEKAYFEFHLAREGGSMTRVAEKTGLERTHLYRKLRQLGVDLARGKRN
- a CDS encoding ATP-binding protein, with protein sequence MSRTGEAQRPSNAVRWALGVGAAVMVAIGLVLLFLLTLTTNNRVLYERNYAWLFGINVVVAVLLVAVLAWVALRLIMRLRRGRFGSRLLVKLAAIFALVGLAPGLMIYFVSYQFVSRSIESWFDVKVEGALAAGVSLARATLEMQATDMATRTRNASTQLAQVPDSTAVLALERIRDQLGASDVVLWSAAGQMVASVGQSRFRINPQRPTAQLLRTVREQRAVSQIEGLEDLTDLGDQAALKNVRVTAMALVPSTAMGFLAEPRYLQVTLPLPSVLVDNSVAVQEANREYQERALARGGLRRMYIGTLTLSLFLAVFGAVLLAVLLGNQLARPLLVLAEGVREVAEGNLSPKAVLQGKDELGGLTRSFALMTQQLADARGTVEKSMEAVDAARARLQTILDNLTAGVIVLDRQGTIRTSNPGATRILRAPMAAYEGRLLAQVPGLEAFAAAVQEQFHAYLGHGDTHGLDHWQQSFELHESPSGAGHHATSLVARGAELPDAAWLLVFDDITEIVSAQRAQAWGEVARRLAHEIKNPLTPIQLSAERLEMKLTGKLPASEQALLTKSVKTIVDQVDAMKRLVNEFRDYARLPAAELQPLDLNALVSDVLQLYEAEHASVAVQAQLDPHCPRILGDAQQLRQVVHNLLQNAQDATDQAGANAAEPGALQPVCISTHWSETSQRVRLRVSDHGTGFPAHILQRAFEPYVTTKARGTGLGLAVVKKIADEHGARIDLSNRQEEGVVLGAQVSLSFAPEHRVAS
- a CDS encoding HD-GYP domain-containing protein, whose product is MLKRIDVKHLTLGMYLQEFCGSWMEHPFWRTKFILSDPKDLALIRATAIREVWIDVSRGKDVAAGTTSLSREEVDARIDTDFSHLEDLPPMVVEPSAQPLPSANDRASTTMQGELRRAASICSQAKQAVVSMFSEARMGNAVDAESASSLVAEISNSVSRNPGALISLARLKTADDYTYMHSVAVCALMVALARQLGLSDAHTRTAGMAGLLHDLGKAAIPMSVLNKPGKLTDDEFTVVRSHPVEGYHMLKEGGNVEATVLDACLHHHEKIDGTGYPDKLKGDKISLIARMTAICDVYDAVTSDRPYKRGWDPSESIRRMAEWTNDHFDARLFQAFVKSIGIYPVGSLVRLTSGRIGVVTEQAAKSLVTPVVKVFYSSKSDLRIPPEIVDLSALHCTEKIAAREDPDRWRFPDLSELWSGIPGQPW
- the rsmB gene encoding 16S rRNA (cytosine(967)-C(5))-methyltransferase RsmB; its protein translation is MALSRLLQPVARGLQDIRAGRSGSAVLEAVPAQQRPGVQALLFQVLRSLGRAEALRAQLAPRKPSPAADALLCTALALMCDEDNAPYEPFTLVNQAVDAAKGNSATRTQAAFINACLRRFLREREPLMQATHNDLQARWNHPRWWVHRVQQDHPEQWQQILQANNTQAPMVLRINEQKTTLALYQQALTAINCESYAVGDTGLVLHRALPVSDLPGFFDGLASVQDAAAQMAAPLLLDGLVFDRPMRVLDACAAPGGKTAHMLEWAGSNAALQVTALDVDPERCERIRGTLERLGLHAQVLAADAGRPQDWWQTHCGGEPFDAILLDAPCTASGIVRRHPDVRWLRRESDIAQLAAIQAHLLTTLWPLLRPGGRLLYCTCSVFRAEGDGQAQAFLARHKDAQLLPSPGHLLPGMGAKGKAVPDNQPGEHDGFFYALFQKATA